A single region of the Pseudomonas solani genome encodes:
- a CDS encoding sugar kinase, protein MRIACLGECMVELAGNPLRRSFGGDTLNTALYLARLLAGTAHRVEYLSALGDDTLSEEMEQSWIEEGIDTREVLRLPGRRPGLYLVEVDALGERRFHYWREDSAARHCFSCGAALARWVDRSRIDMLYLSGISLALFPPPRREELLVALAAFKAEGGHISFDNNLRPALWSAAHARPVHDQVLALTDTALLTLADECLLHGTLGAQAVADRALGLGCTEVVIKRGGEPCLVATAEQRIEVPARPVARVVDSCAAGDAFAAGYLAARIQQQPLRLAAESGHRLAAAVIQHPGAIIPRSAMPI, encoded by the coding sequence ATGCGCATCGCCTGCCTTGGAGAATGCATGGTGGAGCTCGCCGGCAACCCGCTGCGACGCAGCTTCGGTGGCGACACCCTGAATACCGCGCTCTACCTCGCCCGCCTGCTGGCCGGGACGGCGCACCGGGTCGAATACCTCAGCGCCCTCGGCGATGACACCCTGAGCGAGGAGATGGAGCAAAGCTGGATCGAGGAAGGCATCGACACCCGGGAAGTGCTACGGCTACCGGGTCGTCGCCCCGGCCTCTACCTGGTGGAGGTGGACGCGCTGGGCGAACGGCGCTTCCACTACTGGCGCGAAGACAGTGCCGCACGCCACTGCTTCTCCTGCGGCGCAGCACTGGCGCGCTGGGTCGACCGCTCACGCATCGACATGCTCTATCTTTCCGGCATCAGCCTCGCGCTGTTCCCGCCGCCGCGCCGGGAGGAGTTGCTGGTCGCGCTCGCCGCGTTCAAGGCCGAAGGGGGCCACATCAGCTTCGACAACAACCTGCGGCCAGCACTCTGGAGTGCCGCGCACGCCCGCCCGGTTCACGATCAGGTACTGGCACTGACCGATACCGCCCTGCTGACGCTGGCTGACGAATGCCTGCTGCACGGCACGCTGGGCGCACAGGCAGTCGCTGATCGGGCATTGGGCCTGGGCTGCACGGAAGTGGTGATCAAGCGCGGAGGCGAGCCCTGCCTGGTAGCCACGGCGGAGCAGCGCATCGAGGTCCCCGCCCGCCCGGTGGCCCGGGTGGTGGACAGTTGCGCGGCGGGCGATGCATTCGCCGCCGGCTACCTCGCCGCACGCATCCAGCAGCAGCCACTCCGGTTGGCGGCGGAAAGCGGGCACCGCCTGGCTGCAGCCGTGATCCAGCATCCGGGCGCGATCATCCCCCGCAGCGCGATGCCCATCTGA
- a CDS encoding RidA family protein — MTELKRYTRASGTAGQPMPFARAVQADGWLHVSGQTPLRDGVLVDGGIVPQARQCLNNLLEILDEAGYRPEHVVRCGVWLDDPRDFGAFNAVFLEFFGDHPPARACVVSSMVIDCRVEVDCIAYRAPEGR, encoded by the coding sequence ATGACCGAACTCAAACGCTACACCCGCGCCAGCGGCACCGCCGGCCAACCCATGCCCTTCGCCCGCGCCGTACAGGCCGATGGCTGGCTCCACGTCTCCGGGCAGACGCCCCTCCGCGACGGTGTGCTGGTGGATGGCGGCATCGTCCCGCAAGCCCGCCAGTGCCTGAACAACCTGCTGGAGATTCTCGACGAGGCCGGTTATCGACCCGAGCACGTGGTGCGCTGCGGGGTCTGGCTGGATGACCCGAGGGACTTCGGCGCCTTCAACGCGGTGTTCCTCGAGTTCTTCGGCGACCACCCGCCAGCCAGGGCCTGCGTGGTCTCCAGCATGGTCATCGACTGCCGGGTCGAGGTCGACTGCATCGCCTACCGTGCGCCCGAAGGGAGGTAG
- a CDS encoding MurR/RpiR family transcriptional regulator: MDILYTIRSRQGRLSGNAARIAEAVLHDVAFAAAASIDQLAAKAGVSKAAMSRFARSMDCNDLRDLRLKLARASLVGRRFLAGAATPALPFHEQILADVENSLRRHLDGLDQAHLSAAVDLLASARRLYAFGMGGCSTLLSTEFQFRLVRLGYPVSTYHDPVMMRMVASTLAEGDLLIVLSLTGTPPDLPSVLRLARDYGARILALTRANGPLAALADIVLPVHLDETEFIHKPTAARYGMLLIIDLLATELALRNAEASQELLRRVKLALDGYRQGEDRLPLGD; the protein is encoded by the coding sequence ATGGACATCCTCTACACCATCCGCAGCCGCCAGGGCCGGCTCAGCGGCAACGCGGCGCGCATCGCCGAGGCCGTGCTGCACGACGTGGCCTTCGCGGCCGCAGCCAGCATCGATCAACTGGCGGCCAAGGCAGGCGTGAGCAAGGCCGCGATGTCGCGCTTCGCCCGGTCGATGGACTGCAACGACCTGCGCGACCTGCGCCTCAAGCTGGCCCGGGCCTCCCTGGTCGGCCGCCGCTTCCTCGCCGGGGCTGCCACACCGGCGCTGCCTTTCCACGAACAGATCCTGGCAGACGTGGAAAACAGCCTGCGCCGCCACCTCGACGGACTCGACCAGGCGCACCTGAGTGCCGCAGTGGACCTGCTGGCCTCCGCCCGCCGCCTCTACGCCTTCGGCATGGGCGGCTGCTCCACGCTGCTATCGACCGAGTTCCAGTTCCGGCTGGTGAGGCTGGGCTACCCGGTGTCCACCTACCACGACCCGGTGATGATGCGCATGGTGGCCTCCACCCTGGCGGAGGGCGACCTGCTGATCGTGCTGTCGCTCACCGGCACGCCGCCCGACCTGCCGAGTGTCCTGCGCCTGGCCAGGGACTACGGCGCCCGGATACTCGCCCTCACCCGGGCGAATGGCCCCCTCGCCGCGCTGGCCGACATCGTGCTGCCCGTGCACCTGGACGAAACCGAGTTCATCCATAAACCGACAGCCGCCCGCTACGGGATGCTGCTGATCATCGACCTCCTCGCCACCGAGCTCGCCTTGCGCAACGCCGAAGCCAGCCAGGAACTCCTGCGCCGGGTGAAGCTGGCGCTGGACGGCTATCGCCAGGGCGAGGACCGACTTCCGCTGGGGGACTGA